In one window of Chryseobacterium phocaeense DNA:
- a CDS encoding S41 family peptidase produces the protein MKIKFFLGILISVVIGIWFFSKKNTPQEPVVLFYNATGNLLKDSVSERDRTLLELCKVWGVLKYHAAEDDIPPSFDEVLVKDYENLTKGNADLNALISEKLSKNPDDKELASSYIGFLPDKSWLETSEIITAENKKKLISYIINSYRNSDDRQVKAEQNGELNFEDDSLWYDEAKTTPAKRFLSLCKLWNIVRYYYPYFNDISSTWNDVFLEMLPLFVNAKNQQEYDTAVRIFGSKLKDSHVAVKMGDTDEYDGKYVGNAILKTVDGRTFVTGFIVNSVQSSLRKGDEVLQIDGKPVNSIQESLKKINSGSNETVLMRDMNRLLLLSKKKTALLEVARQGRIIQIQEHLTDINTARKVEEKEYKSKAGKAVSKLIGKNIGYIKISDIFSGNFRVSYEKIRNSKAIIFDLRAYPNEIAVDFLKYFDTRAFQTMNLYRGDATYPGMMRTIENEMHIPEPKKDAYTGPVVLLTNEYTQSQGESMLLAMKSIKNSVTLGDYTAGTNGNVMIVTLPGKMKIRMSGIGVLLPDYTATQRTGIRPDILVKENISSVMRGEDIQLKEAINYINKKL, from the coding sequence ATGAAAATCAAATTTTTTTTGGGAATTCTGATTTCGGTTGTAATCGGGATCTGGTTTTTCAGTAAAAAAAATACACCGCAGGAGCCTGTTGTCCTTTTCTACAATGCCACCGGAAATCTCCTGAAAGATTCTGTATCAGAAAGGGATAGGACACTTCTGGAATTGTGTAAAGTATGGGGTGTCCTGAAATATCATGCTGCAGAAGATGATATCCCGCCATCTTTTGATGAAGTTCTGGTAAAAGATTATGAAAATCTTACGAAAGGAAATGCAGACCTTAATGCTTTAATTTCAGAAAAGCTTAGCAAAAATCCTGATGATAAAGAATTGGCTTCTTCCTATATAGGTTTTCTGCCTGATAAAAGCTGGCTTGAAACTTCGGAAATCATTACTGCCGAGAACAAAAAAAAACTAATCAGCTATATTATAAATTCTTACAGGAATTCTGATGACAGACAGGTAAAAGCAGAACAAAACGGGGAGCTGAACTTTGAGGATGATTCCTTATGGTATGATGAAGCAAAAACAACCCCTGCAAAACGTTTTCTTTCCTTATGTAAACTTTGGAATATAGTCCGGTATTATTATCCTTACTTCAATGATATTTCAAGCACATGGAATGATGTTTTCCTGGAAATGCTGCCTTTGTTTGTTAATGCAAAAAATCAGCAGGAATACGATACGGCTGTCCGGATTTTCGGATCAAAACTAAAAGACAGTCATGTTGCCGTTAAAATGGGAGATACTGATGAGTATGACGGTAAATATGTAGGAAATGCAATTTTAAAAACGGTTGACGGAAGAACTTTTGTAACCGGTTTTATTGTAAACTCTGTTCAAAGCAGTCTGCGGAAAGGCGATGAAGTTTTGCAGATAGATGGAAAACCTGTTAATTCAATTCAGGAAAGTTTAAAAAAAATAAATTCCGGATCCAATGAAACCGTTCTGATGCGGGATATGAACAGGCTCCTGCTGCTTTCCAAAAAGAAAACTGCATTGCTTGAGGTGGCCAGACAGGGTAGGATTATTCAGATTCAGGAACATTTAACCGATATCAATACAGCTAGAAAAGTCGAAGAAAAAGAATATAAAAGCAAGGCCGGAAAGGCGGTGTCAAAACTAATCGGAAAAAATATTGGATACATAAAGATCAGTGATATTTTCTCCGGCAACTTCAGGGTTTCCTATGAGAAAATCCGCAATAGCAAAGCAATAATTTTTGACCTGCGTGCCTATCCCAATGAAATTGCGGTAGATTTTCTGAAGTATTTCGATACAAGAGCATTTCAGACCATGAACTTGTACAGGGGAGATGCTACCTATCCGGGAATGATGAGGACCATAGAAAATGAAATGCATATTCCTGAACCTAAAAAAGATGCTTATACAGGACCTGTTGTTCTTTTAACCAATGAATATACCCAAAGCCAGGGCGAAAGTATGCTTCTCGCTATGAAATCAATTAAAAATTCAGTTACTTTAGGGGACTATACTGCGGGAACCAATGGAAATGTGATGATTGTTACCCTGCCGGGAAAGATGAAGATCAGGATGAGCGGAATCGGTGTTTTGCTGCCGGATTATACTGCGACCCAGAGAACCGGGATCAGACCTGATATTCTGGTAAAGGAAAACATATCGTCTGTCATGAGAGGAGAGGATATTCAGCTGAAAGAGGCTATTAATTATATCAACAAAAAACTATGA
- a CDS encoding lanthionine synthetase C family protein, whose translation MEEMLDEIKNLIGACEKEVKEDIVDLGIFTGYPGLALYYFEKYNLFNDSEAFEKFEYYLDQSLNGLQEDKVFSLCSGSVGIYYLIFYLTKNKYFEEPVEESFGEFPEYADDLLEYYAGKKNFDYLHGFMGVLFLCLELYSYSENDNFKQKIKDRIITVVHLLKSLSVPVDDDKTAWISKGLYSKVEGFSFGFAHGIPSIISLLSNVYAAGIERETIKKMLDQSYNFLRSVQGDYDGSSFPNFITVRNGERIATDSSRLAWCYGDLSVGIAMMHYGKALGNEESIAEAEKILVKTTEREYGKTGVVDVFLCHGSSGLIMMYNYLYRVTGNPAYKKATDFWTQDTLTIGNRPETGMRTWLGSEGWIEQDTILEGRTGLLLQLYALTHEHYKNPLEKLFLLDHEH comes from the coding sequence ATGGAAGAAATGCTGGATGAAATTAAAAACCTGATCGGAGCCTGTGAAAAAGAGGTCAAAGAAGATATTGTAGATCTTGGAATTTTTACCGGATATCCCGGACTGGCTTTATATTATTTTGAAAAATATAATCTGTTCAATGACAGTGAGGCATTTGAAAAATTTGAATATTATCTTGATCAATCGCTCAACGGGCTTCAGGAAGACAAGGTGTTCTCGCTGTGCTCAGGCTCTGTAGGCATCTATTACCTGATCTTTTACCTTACCAAAAACAAGTATTTTGAAGAGCCTGTAGAAGAATCATTCGGAGAATTCCCTGAGTATGCTGATGATCTGCTGGAATACTATGCAGGAAAAAAGAATTTTGATTATCTGCATGGTTTTATGGGAGTTCTTTTCCTGTGCCTGGAGCTGTATTCCTACAGTGAAAATGATAATTTTAAACAGAAAATAAAAGACAGGATCATCACGGTTGTCCATCTCCTGAAATCTTTATCGGTTCCGGTGGATGATGATAAAACAGCCTGGATCTCAAAAGGACTGTACAGTAAAGTGGAAGGCTTCTCATTTGGTTTCGCGCATGGAATTCCCAGTATTATAAGCCTGCTCAGTAACGTGTATGCAGCAGGAATTGAAAGAGAAACCATTAAAAAAATGCTGGATCAGTCCTATAACTTCCTCAGATCCGTACAGGGAGATTATGACGGATCAAGCTTCCCGAATTTTATTACCGTAAGAAACGGAGAACGCATTGCGACCGATAGCAGCCGCCTGGCGTGGTGTTATGGAGATCTCAGTGTGGGCATCGCGATGATGCATTACGGCAAAGCACTGGGAAATGAAGAAAGCATTGCTGAAGCTGAAAAAATACTGGTGAAAACCACCGAAAGAGAATATGGGAAAACAGGGGTTGTAGATGTATTTTTATGTCATGGAAGTTCAGGCCTGATCATGATGTATAACTATCTGTACAGAGTTACAGGAAATCCGGCCTACAAGAAAGCAACTGATTTCTGGACTCAGGATACATTAACAATTGGTAACCGTCCGGAAACCGGCATGAGAACCTGGCTGGGCAGCGAAGGCTGGATAGAGCAGGATACTATTCTGGAAGGCCGTACCGGGCTTTTGCTTCAGCTTTATGCCCTTACCCATGAACACTATAAAAACCCTTTAGAAAAACTATTTTTACTAGACCATGAACATTGA
- a CDS encoding lantibiotic dehydratase gives MNIEFIDKMILRTPIGSIDDLKPIRNIKDISTDGLAFLKTTFTGHFRLALLYATKNLFEEITEVIKTGNLSEKLLFSYIKYYVRYCSRSTPFGLFSTYGVCDLKEGSEKYAVELQDSEIRMRISLSYIYELSREISSCKNLWKYSFLYPNQTAFQVAGNIRYNELYIKPYSMNYRLSSVETNDVLEYIFTESKDGIYFDDLSAKLQQEGYESEEVEEYLYELVENNVLLMDIFPSPATNNYVEAFIEKLKRIKDNDEVISVKGEEMTVIQIIEKISKLQDDLKTVIKESEAGSSEKLENLLLNEMQNVDVTSFRDGTAEIGNKVFHNVKNTLLSLSYLNSRRKEKDPTLSDFITEFKNKYGESELPFLHVIDPELGIFTDRVSSISTPFLDGILFQTGSGRDYKFTEVDEYLFSKYQNALQFGKTEVVLTKEECLKFKPSFSRVFSQTLNCNMTLFNDEKDHTTVALHGAFGSSAVNNMGRFTHGSEKLQKLAEKIVEIEYSNLHESVEYAEIVDLPSLRHGNLVVRENYLKDEILINIPAPSDTKKNTIKLSDITISVRSDEVILRNKKTGKIIVPRLSNSHNFQLQNLSHIYRFLSLIQVQWDCSISFSWGFIDSFAKFTPRVKIEKVIVKEAAWNLNQTDLTFLKAKDENLWSEFKKFKEEWKIPDSVYLVEGDNKLLFDLSSEVYVRLLVSMISKKVKITLVEDLVKEKTNVRNMSRKPYYSELIVPVVIQDEIQNFQFKDFSESRSKLSPLSECLYMNIYTGEQQMDSLIRNELFELNGTLFEKNLIRNFFFIRYNENGNHLRLRYFLADFNSYNDLFFHIREAIGKYVEQDIIKAFEITTYQRELERYDYAGIEFTETYFGKESTMMMLLLRELDETGFEERWLAGIVFIDKLLDKFAYTLEGKMELFARFSSQFNQEFNSNKALTKVVAAKYKTSEQMIHDSIGLKNSKLENVYNLFDSFLNSFSLENLLNEKEIGERDGYVGSLIHMFFNRLLVSQHRKQELVIYNFMLKFYKTQMNKTVKEISVL, from the coding sequence ATGAACATTGAATTTATAGATAAAATGATCCTCAGGACGCCCATTGGTTCGATTGATGATCTTAAACCTATCCGTAACATTAAAGATATCTCTACAGACGGACTAGCATTTTTGAAAACTACTTTTACAGGGCATTTCAGGTTAGCTCTTTTATATGCTACGAAAAACTTATTCGAGGAAATTACGGAAGTTATAAAAACCGGAAATCTTTCTGAAAAATTATTGTTTAGCTATATCAAATATTATGTACGGTACTGCTCCAGATCTACGCCGTTCGGGCTGTTTTCCACCTATGGGGTCTGTGATCTTAAAGAAGGCTCCGAAAAATACGCTGTGGAGCTTCAGGATAGTGAGATACGCATGAGAATTAGCCTGAGTTATATCTATGAATTAAGCAGAGAGATCAGCAGTTGCAAAAATCTATGGAAATACAGCTTTTTATATCCCAACCAGACGGCTTTTCAGGTCGCCGGTAACATACGCTATAATGAGCTGTATATTAAACCTTATTCAATGAATTACAGGTTGTCGTCCGTTGAAACGAACGATGTTCTGGAATATATTTTTACAGAAAGCAAAGATGGAATTTATTTTGATGACTTGTCAGCAAAGCTTCAGCAGGAAGGCTATGAAAGTGAAGAAGTAGAAGAATATCTGTATGAACTGGTTGAAAACAATGTTTTGCTGATGGATATTTTTCCGTCACCGGCTACCAATAATTATGTCGAAGCATTCATAGAAAAATTAAAAAGGATAAAAGACAATGATGAGGTTATTTCTGTTAAAGGAGAAGAAATGACTGTTATCCAGATTATTGAAAAAATATCAAAGCTTCAGGATGATCTGAAAACGGTGATCAAAGAATCTGAGGCCGGATCATCAGAAAAACTGGAAAATTTACTTCTGAATGAAATGCAAAATGTGGATGTGACCAGTTTCAGAGATGGAACAGCGGAAATTGGCAACAAAGTTTTTCACAATGTCAAAAATACGCTTCTTTCCCTTTCTTATCTGAACTCCAGACGGAAGGAAAAAGATCCTACGCTGTCTGATTTTATTACTGAATTTAAAAACAAGTATGGAGAATCTGAATTGCCGTTTCTCCATGTAATTGATCCCGAACTGGGAATTTTTACAGACCGGGTAAGCAGTATATCAACCCCTTTTCTGGACGGGATTCTTTTCCAGACCGGAAGCGGAAGAGATTATAAATTCACCGAAGTAGATGAGTATCTGTTCAGTAAATATCAGAACGCGCTGCAGTTTGGAAAAACAGAAGTAGTCCTGACCAAGGAAGAATGCTTAAAATTCAAACCTTCCTTTTCAAGGGTTTTCAGCCAGACTTTAAACTGTAATATGACGCTGTTCAATGATGAGAAGGATCATACCACAGTAGCTCTGCATGGGGCATTCGGATCAAGCGCAGTCAACAATATGGGGCGGTTTACCCACGGCTCGGAAAAACTGCAGAAGCTTGCGGAAAAAATTGTAGAAATTGAATATTCCAATCTCCATGAATCTGTAGAATATGCCGAAATTGTAGATTTACCCAGCTTAAGACACGGAAATCTTGTGGTAAGGGAAAACTATCTGAAAGACGAAATTCTGATTAATATTCCTGCCCCGTCAGATACCAAAAAAAATACGATTAAGCTTTCTGATATCACCATTTCTGTACGCAGCGATGAAGTGATATTAAGAAATAAAAAGACCGGAAAAATCATTGTTCCGCGTCTAAGCAATTCCCATAATTTCCAGCTGCAGAACCTGTCGCATATTTACAGGTTTTTATCACTGATCCAGGTGCAGTGGGACTGCTCAATCAGCTTTTCATGGGGATTCATTGATTCATTTGCAAAATTTACACCCCGTGTGAAAATTGAAAAAGTGATCGTTAAAGAAGCAGCATGGAACCTGAACCAGACCGATCTTACCTTCTTAAAGGCAAAAGATGAAAATCTATGGTCTGAATTTAAAAAGTTTAAAGAAGAATGGAAAATTCCGGACAGCGTTTACCTTGTTGAAGGGGATAATAAACTGCTTTTTGATCTCTCTTCCGAAGTTTATGTCCGCCTTCTGGTTTCCATGATCTCGAAGAAAGTTAAAATAACGCTGGTAGAGGATTTGGTTAAAGAAAAGACCAATGTCCGGAATATGAGCCGGAAACCTTACTATTCTGAACTGATTGTCCCTGTTGTGATCCAGGACGAAATTCAGAATTTTCAGTTTAAAGATTTTTCAGAGAGCCGCTCAAAGTTATCGCCTCTCTCCGAATGTTTGTATATGAATATTTACACCGGGGAACAGCAGATGGATTCTCTCATCAGGAATGAGCTTTTTGAACTGAACGGTACATTATTTGAAAAAAATCTGATCCGTAATTTTTTCTTTATCCGCTACAACGAAAACGGAAACCATCTCAGGCTCAGGTATTTCCTGGCGGATTTTAACAGTTATAATGATTTGTTTTTCCATATCAGGGAGGCTATAGGGAAATATGTTGAACAGGATATCATCAAAGCATTTGAGATCACTACCTATCAGAGAGAGCTTGAAAGGTACGATTACGCCGGAATTGAGTTTACGGAAACCTATTTCGGAAAAGAAAGCACAATGATGATGCTTCTTCTCAGAGAGCTTGATGAAACAGGATTTGAAGAACGGTGGCTTGCCGGAATTGTTTTTATCGATAAACTGCTGGATAAATTTGCCTATACACTGGAAGGCAAAATGGAATTGTTTGCCCGCTTCAGCAGCCAGTTTAATCAGGAGTTTAATTCCAATAAAGCACTCACAAAAGTAGTGGCCGCTAAATATAAAACCAGCGAACAGATGATTCATGACTCCATAGGATTGAAAAACAGTAAATTAGAAAATGTGTATAATCTCTTTGATTCTTTCCTGAACTCTTTTTCCCTGGAGAATCTCCTGAACGAAAAAGAAATAGGGGAGCGGGATGGCTATGTAGGAAGCCTGATCCATATGTTCTTTAACAGATTACTGGTTTCCCAGCATAGAAAGCAGGAACTGGTCATTTATAATTTCATGCTGAAGTTTTATAAAACTCAGATGAATAAGACGGTAAAAGAAATATCTGTATTATAA
- a CDS encoding GNAT family N-acetyltransferase encodes MNISYRILLPHESKNYRMIRLESLEKFPEAFGASYQESLRIEKFRLETDIENQTYDRFVMGAFADTDLVGICSFVKDDNTHGNIYQMYIKREFQGRNMGFDLIRAAIREAHKRFNGTGIFLEVAHKNEKAYQLYKKIGFTEVEKNLEKQKIEGNIKMYMNANELL; translated from the coding sequence ATGAATATCAGTTACCGCATACTTTTACCGCATGAGAGTAAAAACTACAGAATGATCCGGCTGGAAAGTCTTGAAAAATTTCCTGAAGCCTTTGGTGCCAGTTATCAGGAATCTCTGAGAATTGAAAAATTCAGGCTGGAAACTGATATTGAAAATCAAACCTATGACAGATTTGTTATGGGAGCCTTTGCCGATACCGATCTCGTAGGAATCTGCAGCTTTGTAAAGGATGACAATACACACGGAAATATTTACCAGATGTATATCAAAAGGGAATTTCAAGGCAGGAATATGGGGTTTGATCTGATCCGGGCTGCTATTCGTGAAGCACATAAAAGATTCAACGGAACCGGTATTTTCCTTGAGGTGGCACACAAAAATGAAAAGGCCTATCAACTGTACAAGAAAATCGGATTTACTGAGGTAGAGAAGAATTTGGAAAAACAGAAAATCGAAGGCAATATAAAAATGTATATGAATGCGAATGAGCTTCTTTAG
- a CDS encoding tetratricopeptide repeat protein, which yields MKKLVIRTIRVIILFLVISCSRTSPYEHTEDFDVPLLKKNHVMNSSGDFEALVKLNGEYFKKAGKLDYEGGKGLCFLNVANANSTEGNYKRAQSLLNKAGEHLKKRENNFHHAKFYDGYADYYSHLKQYDKAIAYSDSALYSLKKTPGLKLKKELLPRVYINRGTYFAWKGWLGTSLKCFQKGNQLENSAYSNCMVAQYYLYTQKLDSAGEYALRAERMINQTTTDIEKQWVYYTIGYYYNQINQYDKAEKMLNKVLEMSAKTRSVYSFHIKEVYNALADVYKKKNNKEKAYFYLKKYLEEDSRLNEARFSAINKTTDDFILESKKEHGKRENELWTIIILSVIIFAVSGVLIWKNIKHQQLKKISLKTETETLKSQVHEKKLQEVIELARNNDSSFLMKFKELYPGFISRLLAINPDFENSELAFCALLKLHFTSKEIADYTFVQHKSIQQKKYRLRKKLQLEGDQDIYEFLDNLGKLTDEQN from the coding sequence ATGAAAAAGTTGGTAATCCGTACAATACGGGTGATTATATTATTTCTTGTTATTTCATGCAGCCGGACTTCTCCTTATGAACATACTGAAGATTTTGATGTGCCTCTACTGAAAAAGAATCATGTGATGAATTCGTCAGGTGATTTTGAAGCTCTTGTTAAGCTTAACGGAGAATACTTTAAAAAAGCGGGAAAATTAGATTACGAAGGAGGTAAAGGCTTGTGTTTTCTCAATGTTGCGAATGCCAATTCTACGGAAGGAAACTATAAAAGAGCACAAAGTCTTTTAAACAAAGCTGGAGAACATCTTAAGAAGAGGGAGAACAATTTTCACCATGCAAAATTTTATGACGGCTATGCAGATTATTATTCACACCTTAAACAATACGATAAAGCCATTGCCTACAGCGATTCTGCACTGTATTCTTTGAAAAAAACACCCGGTTTAAAACTTAAAAAAGAACTTTTACCCAGAGTTTATATTAACAGGGGAACCTACTTCGCGTGGAAAGGATGGTTGGGGACCTCTTTGAAATGTTTTCAGAAGGGGAATCAACTGGAAAATTCGGCATACTCCAATTGTATGGTTGCTCAATATTATCTCTACACCCAAAAACTGGATTCAGCGGGTGAGTATGCCTTACGTGCAGAAAGAATGATTAACCAAACGACAACTGATATTGAAAAGCAGTGGGTATACTATACGATTGGGTATTATTACAATCAGATCAACCAATACGATAAAGCTGAGAAAATGCTGAATAAAGTGTTGGAAATGAGTGCGAAGACACGGTCTGTTTATTCATTTCATATAAAAGAGGTCTATAATGCCCTGGCAGATGTTTATAAAAAGAAAAACAACAAGGAAAAAGCCTATTTCTACCTGAAAAAATACCTTGAAGAAGACAGCCGGCTGAATGAAGCGCGTTTTTCAGCGATTAACAAGACAACAGATGATTTTATCCTGGAATCTAAAAAAGAACATGGAAAACGTGAAAATGAGCTGTGGACTATCATCATTTTATCCGTAATTATCTTTGCAGTATCCGGGGTATTGATCTGGAAGAATATAAAACATCAGCAACTTAAGAAAATAAGTTTAAAAACTGAAACAGAAACCCTTAAGAGTCAGGTGCACGAAAAGAAGCTTCAGGAAGTTATTGAATTGGCCAGAAACAATGATTCCTCATTCCTGATGAAATTTAAAGAACTCTATCCAGGTTTTATCAGCAGGCTGCTGGCCATCAATCCGGATTTTGAAAATTCCGAGCTGGCCTTCTGTGCATTGCTGAAACTGCATTTTACCTCCAAGGAAATTGCAGATTATACTTTTGTACAGCACAAATCTATCCAGCAGAAAAAATACAGACTGAGGAAAAAACTTCAGCTGGAAGGAGATCAGGATATTTATGAATTTCTCGATAATTTAGGAAAACTTACCGACGAACAAAATTGA
- a CDS encoding tetratricopeptide repeat protein produces the protein MIRCFIFALLFFLTSCSKDFHNQYEKDFDSPLLTQNEKLRLSGNYDALIRLNKNYYQKADKLDYDEGKALCYINLANIYVSLENYPKAQVLFNKADKILQNSKSNAHRAKFCADYGYFQFVLRRRDQAFQYNRLGLEYIKSVPESQFRNDILFRIYYRRADYLYWKKEYFPAIEYFRMAGKLDSTGRIDCAIGDVYLYGLKEMDSARIYLSRIAEKSNREGRIDGVALNANTVLGEYYMINHQYPEAEKYFNKALEINDKTKFIFAQYTKYIYTDLKSLYEQMGNKEKALFYLQAYTYEKNKSDTALFKAINNDVEKFISDVEKDSRSHRNKVLLLCSAAVVLLFLLGIYVWNISTRLKQKKKLLRDEAEKLKNQIHDTSQEKVIELAKKNDPSFLQIFKKAYPGFIEKVLEINPDLENTDLVFCAMLKLHFTSKEIAGYTFVQPRSVQQKKYRLRKKLNIPTETDIYQFFDNFT, from the coding sequence ATGATACGCTGTTTTATTTTTGCTTTGCTCTTTTTTTTGACCTCTTGCAGTAAGGATTTTCATAATCAGTATGAAAAGGATTTTGATAGTCCACTGCTTACGCAAAATGAAAAGCTGCGTCTTTCCGGTAATTATGACGCGCTTATACGGCTTAATAAAAACTATTATCAAAAAGCGGATAAGTTAGACTATGATGAAGGTAAAGCGCTGTGTTATATTAATTTAGCTAATATTTATGTTTCGCTGGAAAACTACCCGAAGGCACAGGTTCTTTTTAATAAGGCCGATAAGATTCTTCAAAATTCAAAAAGTAACGCTCACAGGGCTAAATTTTGTGCAGACTACGGCTATTTTCAATTTGTCCTTAGGCGCCGTGACCAGGCCTTCCAATATAACCGTTTGGGGTTGGAATACATAAAAAGTGTGCCGGAATCTCAGTTTCGGAATGATATACTCTTTAGAATTTATTACAGACGTGCAGATTATCTTTATTGGAAAAAAGAATATTTTCCTGCTATTGAATATTTTCGGATGGCAGGAAAACTGGATAGCACAGGACGGATAGATTGTGCTATAGGAGACGTATACCTGTATGGATTGAAAGAAATGGATTCTGCCCGCATCTATCTCTCCCGGATTGCAGAGAAATCGAACAGGGAAGGAAGGATAGACGGAGTGGCCTTAAATGCCAATACTGTTTTGGGAGAATATTATATGATCAACCATCAATATCCCGAGGCTGAAAAATACTTTAATAAAGCGTTGGAAATCAATGATAAAACAAAATTTATCTTTGCCCAGTATACCAAATATATTTACACCGATCTCAAATCCCTCTACGAACAGATGGGAAATAAGGAAAAAGCACTTTTCTATCTGCAGGCGTATACGTATGAAAAGAACAAATCTGATACGGCACTTTTCAAAGCGATTAATAACGACGTGGAGAAATTTATTTCAGATGTGGAAAAAGATTCCAGAAGCCACAGGAATAAGGTTTTGTTATTGTGCAGTGCTGCGGTAGTGCTTCTTTTTCTACTGGGGATTTATGTATGGAATATCAGTACACGCCTTAAACAGAAAAAGAAACTTCTTAGAGATGAGGCCGAGAAACTGAAAAACCAGATCCATGACACCAGCCAGGAAAAGGTGATAGAGCTGGCAAAAAAGAATGATCCTTCCTTTTTGCAGATCTTTAAAAAAGCCTATCCGGGTTTCATTGAGAAGGTTCTGGAGATTAATCCTGATCTTGAAAACACTGACCTGGTTTTTTGTGCGATGCTAAAACTTCATTTTACATCCAAAGAAATCGCCGGTTATACTTTTGTACAGCCCAGATCTGTCCAGCAGAAAAAATACAGATTGAGAAAAAAACTGAACATCCCTACAGAAACAGATATCTATCAGTTTTTTGACAATTTTACCTGA